In the Malaya genurostris strain Urasoe2022 chromosome 1, Malgen_1.1, whole genome shotgun sequence genome, one interval contains:
- the LOC131426094 gene encoding enhancer of rudimentary homolog, whose translation MSHTILLVQPGRNPETRTYSDYESVNECMEGVCKIYEEHLKRRNPNTPTITYDISQLFDFVDQLADLSCLVYQKSTNTYAPYNKEWIKEKIYVLLRQAAGTTE comes from the exons ATGTCTCACACAATTCTACTTGTTCAACCGGGACGGAATCCGGAAACTCGAACGTACAGCGATTACGAAAGTGTGAACGAGTGTATGGAGGGTGTCTGCAAGATCTACGAGGAACACCTCAAGCGTCGCAACCCGAACACCCCTACAATCACGTACGACATTAGCCAGCTGTTCGATTTCGTGGATCAG CTTGCGGACCTGAGCTGTTTGGTGTACCAAAAGTCGACCAACACATACGCACCGTACAACAAGGAATGGATCAAGGAGAAGATTTACGTTCTGTTGCGACAAGCTGCCGGCACCACGGAATAG